A single Cyclopterus lumpus isolate fCycLum1 chromosome 3, fCycLum1.pri, whole genome shotgun sequence DNA region contains:
- the tlnrd1 gene encoding talin rod domain-containing protein 1, with translation MASGGSGKSASEGSPSTPSVSLQQRKRLSSICDACKGKMQLVADLLLLSSETRPVMTSEGVAVAETFDQCRDTVIARTKELSILTHDIQSQLNMGRFTEVGDRLLEVADLVVSLTECSAHAAYLAAVETPASQPCLPGLVDRYKVTRCRHEVEQSCGILRITPLSDLTPQLLLELSQNISTNLKNLTDISSIASERSRDRFAKEQFKLSVKSMSTSGTAFLACVKEVKTQPSELTRSRCVLFSAALVQAVSALVGFATEPQFLGRAASISTEGKGVQTAVLGGAMSVVSACVLLTQGLRDVAQHPESSSKMADYRERLRNSACAVSDGCTLLTQALRERSSPRTLPPVNSHSVN, from the coding sequence ATGGCTAGTGGTGGCTCTGGCAAATCGGCTAGCGAGGGATCCCCCAGCACACCCAGTGTCAGTTTGCAGCAGAGGAagcgtctctcctccatctgtgacGCATGTAAGGGCAAAATGCAGCTGGTGGCCGACCTCCTTCTGTTGTCCAGTGAGACTAGGCCGGTCATGACCTCTGAAGGTGTGGCCGTGGCAGAAACCTTCGACCAGTGCCGCGACACGGTCATCGCCAGGACTAAAGAGCTCTCCATTCTTACCCATGACATCCAGAGCCAGCTCAACATGGGCCGCTTCACAGAGGTTGGGGACCGTCTCTTGGAGGTGGCCGACCTGGTGGTGTCTTTGACAGAGTGCTCGGCCCATGCTGCTTACCTTGCAGCCGTGGAGACCCCCGCCTCTCAGCCCTGCCTGCCGGGCCTGGTGGACCGCTACAAGGTGACCCGCTGCCGGCACGAAGTGGAGCAGAGCTGCGGCATCCTCCGGATCACACCTCTGTCAGACCTCACTCCCCAGCTCCTCCTCGAGCTCTCTCAGAACATCTCCACCAACCTCAAGAATCTGACAGACATCTCCTCGATAGCCAGCGAGAGGTCCAGGGACCGCTTTGCTAAAGAGCAGTTCAAACTGAGTGTCAAGAGCATGAGCACCAGCGGCACGGCCTTCCTGGCGTGTGTCAAAGAGGTGAAGACCCAGCCCAGTGAGCTGACCAGGAGCCGATGTGTTCTCTTTAGTGCAGCTCTGGTCCAGGCTGTCAGTGCCCTGGTCGGGTTCGCCACAGAGCCTCAGTTCCTGGGAAGAGCTGCGAGTATCTCCACAGAAGGGAAGGGGGTACAGACTGCAGTGTTAGGGGGAGCCATGAGTGTGGTTTCAGCCTGTGTCCTCCTCACTCAGGGCCTCAGAGACGTTGCACAGCACCCTGAGAGCAGCTCCAAAATGGCAGACTACCGTGAGCGTCTGCGTAACTCGGCGTGTGCCGTGTCCGACGGCTGCACTCTGCTCACTCAGGCGCTCAGAGAACGCTCCTCTCCAAGGACTCTGCCGCCAGTCAACTCTCATTCTGTGAATTAG